ACAACTCCAACCTGAGGTTGGCTAATTTTATCCAATTCAGAAAATTTAGGTGTACCCAATAAGTCGAAAGCAGTTTGTAAATCAATGACAAATGTTTTGATATTTTCGCCTGAAACAATTTTTGTAACGATTTTACGAGCGATTTTATCAAATTGACGTTTTAAAGCACGTACACCTGCTTCCGCTGTGTAATGTTTGATTATTGCTTCTATAACAGAATCTTCAATTTGGAATTGCTCAGGTTTTAGACCTGCTTGACGTGTACAAATATCCAACAAGTGTTCACGAGCAATTTTTACTTTTTCATTGATGGTGTATGAGTTTAATTCAATTATCTCAACTCTATCCAATAATGGCGCTGGAATATTTTCGTAGTAGTTTGCGGTGGCAATAAACATAACCTTAGATAAATCATATTCGTGTTCAAGATAATTATCTTGGAATTTTGTGTTTTGTTCAGGGTCTAAAACTTCTAACATTGCAGAAGAAGGGTCACCTTTATAATCTGATGACATTTTATCAATCTCATCAAGTAGGATAAGCGGGTTAGAAACCCCCGACTTCTGAATTGCTTTGATTATTTTACCCGGCATTGAACCTACATATGTTCTTCTGTGGCCTCTTATTTCACTTTCATCATGAACACCACCAAGCGAAATTTTTACATAACTCTTGTTTAATGCTTCCGCTATAGCTCTAGCTAATGACGTCTTACCAGTACCTGGAGGCCCTACTAGCGTTAAAATTGGCACGTTGTTGAAATTCTTTTGGACTTTAGTACTTTGTTCATCTTCTTTGAATAATTCCATATCAATTTGGTGATTTTCATCAAAATCCAGAAGTGATTTACCTTTAGATTTTTGAGCCTCGTTTTTATGGTTAATAATTAATGATAAATATTCAATAATACGTTCCTTAACTTCGCCTAATCCGTAGTGATTTTTATCCAAAATTTCTCTGGCTTTCTTAATATCGAGTGTTTCAATTTCAACTTTTCTTCAAGGCATCGATTTAAGAATATTAATGTATGAAGCACTAATATTTGCATCCGGCGTACCAGACATCATACCTTTTAATTTATTAGACTCAGCTTTAATTAATTTCGTGACCGATTCAGGAAACATTTGTTTCTTGACGTCGTCTTTCATTATTTTAGAATATTCAGATTCTTCCTCTTCGGGATCTGAATCATTTTCTTGTAATGATTCTTTAATGGCACGTAATTTTTCTTTCAATAGAAATTCCCGTTGCTGTTTTTCTAAATTATCTTTTACTTTTTTATTGATTTCGTTTTCAACCAATGCATCTGATACAGCATCACCTTTTGCACCAGACTTAGTTTTTTTGGTTTTGCGTTTTGAATTGGTTTTAGAATCGCTTTCGTTAAATAAACCAATACTATCAAAGGTCGCTAACTCTTTAGGAGATCAATTCTCCATGTCACGGAATGATAGAATATATTCTTTTAGAATTTGTAATTGATCCATTGTTTTATCAGCGTTTAAAACATTATATTTAGTTAAATTATCTGCTATTG
This genomic interval from Mycoplasma miroungigenitalium contains the following:
- the lon gene encoding endopeptidase La gives rise to the protein MTEKLLVAMIGGEEFNTGVIYGHETKIIEVKPYGQFWTKEYLDSLTKKWTVSNAIDFIEDDTIIVDELDSYEQSYDTFEPVDSKQEYLMLAYHFVGKNNSDYSKKNIADLTVNDLEHTMTYCRIKHVKKEKSTYQITLVGIGRHTIESFNYEGASSDKLIDVISVNTNKYPYRTTSTDFTAETSLLTQIEEATTELAQSEVWQRIAYNMFAIHPYSSRNSFDNESQKYLPPITADSTIVDLILSILFFTIADNLTKYNVLNADKTMDQLQILKEYILSFRDMENWSPKELATFDSIGLFNESDSKTNSKRKTKKTKSGAKGDAVSDALVENEINKKVKDNLEKQQREFLLKEKLRAIKESLQENDSDPEEEESEYSKIMKDDVKKQMFPESVTKLIKAESNKLKGMMSGTPDANISASYINILKSMPWRKVEIETLDIKKAREILDKNHYGLGEVKERIIEYLSLIINHKNEAQKSKGKSLLDFDENHQIDMELFKEDEQSTKVQKNFNNVPILTLVGPPGTGKTSLARAIAEALNKSYVKISLGGVHDESEIRGHRRTYVGSMPGKIIKAIQKSGVSNPLILLDEIDKMSSDYKGDPSSAMLEVLDPEQNTKFQDNYLEHEYDLSKVMFIATANYYENIPAPLLDRVEIIELNSYTINEKVKIAREHLLDICTRQAGLKPEQFQIEDSVIEAIIKHYTAEAGVRALKRQFDKIARKIVTKIVSGENIKTFVIDLQTAFDLLGTPKFSELDKISQPQVGVVNGLAYTSIGGSTLQIEVSQYENKNGGFKLTGSLKDVMKESASIAYSFVRSNAKKYDINFDFESNEVHIHVPEGAVPKDGPSAGVTFTTALISALSNKPVPQDVAMTGEITLRGRVLEIGGLKEKSFAAFKKGIKTVFIPKSNQKNLIDIPEEVKKAIKFVPVENYDEIYSVLFK